The nucleotide window TGCAGACAGACTGAAACAATAAACAGGGAACAGCACAAAGCACAAACAGCCTTGCTTTCCGTTTTTAATGGCTCAGCTAGCCAAAATAACCCCTTCCGATTCTAAAACAGTAGAGCTAGTTTCATCTCTCCCCAGTGACATGGACTTTGGAAGCAGTACTGTGAAAATTCTGCAATATCCAAAAAATGCAAGTCTTTGTCCATCACCTGCAGGAGAAGTGCTAAGTAGCATGATACACAACAGTTAACAGAGGGGGAAAATTAAGGCTTTTCTATGTtgctttaatttcaatttaagaaCACATACTAATCTTTCCAGAAATCTTGACAACTAAGGTTGAACATTCAAAGTGGTTCCAGTAGCATAAGCACAGGCAGCATTTCCTTCTGTCCACCAGgagtgcattttttatttgggGTAACGGCACACACGCTCCACTCTCTCAGAAAAACTTTCTCTCCATGTTCTGTAGATCTCTGTAGAGAAACGGATCACAGCTTGGGAGCCTGACTCCATGCGAAGCCGTGTCGGTGCTCATCATCTCAAACACACACCCTCTCTGCGGCACCCAAGACCCAtgtccctcagccgctcctctcACCGGAACAGGTCCCTGCCCCAGAAGCACTGGGAAAACAGCAGGAGGTAAAAAGTCAGGTGTGGAAGCAACAGTCTTCTTTCCAGTTGCCTTCCTTTGCAACAGCCTAACGCTTCTGTACCCAGCTCTGTCCTGCATAAGGAATTTCTGGCCCATGAAGGTGAGCACATGCTCTCATTCCTGTCATTAAAGTAACCTCTTAAGATTAAACAGAAGTAAAATCCTTTAAGAATACTGCTGTCATTTCAGACAATTATATTTGAATCATCAGTGTAAGGAATGGTCTAATGAAACAGTCCACATAGTTAAATCCTCTTTAAACCAAGCAGCTTAAAGAGCTTGTTGTTAAAACAAAGTTTACAAAACCAGATGCTAATAGCAGGCTCTTCTGTGTTTCAAAGCCCAAGCACCAGAAAAGTACAACGTGATTTTTCTAAAGCGAATATTTTAATTGACACTTAGAGGATGTATCCATCTTTCTACTCTGTAGACAACAGGTTAAATGCATTAAAGGGAAGAGAGGCATACTTAAATTCTTCGTTGAAGACCCCTTGCTGCAGAAAACAATTCCCACAGCAGACTAACCATTTCCTGCATTAGtattgaaaaaatattgaaaatatttcgGTAAAGATTTCTACTTAGTAACAATATATAATTCTATTGCACCAGAAAAAAGACCAGAATAAACACTGTTCATAATTGAAAAGCTCACAGGATAGACATGTTTCGCTTTAACATGTAGTTTTACGACTGCAGGACAAAATTTATTACTTCCCCATCACTTCATGTCCAATGAAGTACACTTCATGTACTTCTTGCAGCTTTGAAAAAGCTATTCAAAGCATTAAAGGGCACTTTAatcattttactcatttttttaaggggaaaaccCAGGTTTGGCTAACTGATCCATGAAAAATAGTTTACAAAATTTGAGGACTGATTTACTTTACCAAAGTAGGAAAAGGGCTAAGTAGCAACCAGGCGAAGAATTTGGTTCCGTAAGTATGTGCACAGCTGGTTCATCAAGTCTCTGTTCTGTCCTTCAACCCAGTGCATTTCTACTAATACATCATTTCCCTCTTTCTTCACATTCATTAAACACTTAAAGAGAAAACATCTACTAGTTTCTTTGGGACTTTGTTCTTTTTCAGCTGTCACATTGCTAGCTTCCTCTGAAGAGCAAGGTTCCCCCTTTGCATTACTGGAACCTTTGCCAAGTGATGTTTCTGTCCGCTTTGCTTCTGTCTCCTCCTCCATGTGCTCACTGTGTTCTTCTTTGGCAGCAGATTTTTCTGTTAGCTCATCACCTGCGGTCAAGTGCACATCCTCATCAGGTGCCATAAACCCCATTTCAGAGTCTTCAGTCTTGGGGTTTTCACAGTCCGAATTGTTGCTCACACTCTTCtggctgtttttttcctcttccattgcTTGCAGAGTGTCTTCAGAAGCTCGAGGAAGTTCACGTAATTGCCTTATTCTCTCTCGTTTCTTTCTCCTCAAATGAATCCAGGAGTTTTCAATGGCAGTCACAAACAGGCTAACTTCATCCTTTCCACAGGGAACACGTTTATGCTGAACCTGTTGCAGAAAACAGCAGAACTTCATACTGTCCTCTCACAGTTACGCTTTCAAGTAGGATGTTGTTTCAACATACAATACTTAAGACTGTACCTTCAGATCAGTGAGAATCTTCTCTACCCAGGCTCTAACCACAGTAATAGCTTCTACAGCATCCCAGCCCATAGCTGCAGCTTTGATCGATAACTCTTTGACTGTGGAAGCCAAGACCATAAATGTAATTGGTTTTCGGggtttttctaattttcttcttttagaggGAGGtgactagaaggaaaaaaagaaaaatcacaaagctaTGCAGTATTAGTGGGATGACTTTTGTACTCAGAAGACATGGGGATTAAGAGTATAATGACTAAACAGTCATTGACATGGCCCGAGTTTCTCTTCACTCCAAAGAGTTTTAGATTAAAAATAGCTAACAGGATCGTGCACTGTATGCTAGTTTGATGGACAGAGGGAGTTTATCTTCAGACATAAGGCAAAAAGCTTCATTAGTTCCTTCAAACTACTAGTTCTCTGAAGGTGAGAAAGTGTGGCTGCTCTTGGGAACAGAGGTCAAGTGCTAGTATCCACATTTTGATTCAAGTTCACTGAAGGTTTACTTGCATCTTCTGTAAGGTTGGTTATTGTCTATACCTATCTTACAGTATATGTACATCTGGCTCCAAAAAAGCAACTGACTCACCTTAGTTAAGGTGAACAAGCTCCACTTATGCTCCTGCAGGTAGGTCTGAGCTAGACATGTTCCTATCTATTTGGTAACAGAATCTATATGGTAAATTAAAACCAAGTTCTCAGAGGGAAGCTTAAAGTTCAAATCTAACCCCAAActtaacatatttttaatactACTAAATTGCTATTTGAAATATGTTACAAGCAACCCTTACTTTCACTGAAACCCACATGAAGTTCCTGCACaggcttcttttttcctccctaaacAGAGGTCACTTAGGAATCACGGGTAACACCTGCCAACAGACTGGCAGCCAGTTAAGAAATCCCACCGTCCATACAGCCCAGCACATCCAACGTTCCAGTCTGAGGGAGAGCAGTTTGTTTCACAGCAGTTATAGCTCATTAGGCCCCTTCCTCAAATAAAAGgcacaaacaaaccaaaattaagCTACTTACAGGTACTTGTACATCATCATAGAAACTCCATGCCAGTGCCCATCTCATGGTGCGCCCTTGACAGAATTCAGTATGAGTAACTTTAGGAACCTATGCAAAGAAGTAGTAATATAAAACTTCATTTCATATTAATAAACAACATTGTTTTACTGCAcgttttcaaattttaaaaaattataaagtttTCATAGAGTTATTTTTCTCATGACAGAAATGGAGAGTCTTTCTGACACGGCTCACGGATGTCAGGGCTGCCTGGAGCTGGTCAGTGCCAAGCCCAGTAGCCATGCCCAGGATTTCCCATCTCTGTCCTGCCATGTCTATGCCCCTTCAGAGTTGTTCAGCAACACACAACAAGACCTGTTTTGTGCAGCAATCCAGCACACCTCCAGCACACATCTGCATTCTGATTGTGTGAAAAACACATCCTTTCTCCTTGTTCAGAACCTGCTCCCATTCCACATCTGAATACTGAACCCATTGCTGTAGcaaaggaacagagaacaaagaCAGTGAAGGGCTGGGAAGCCAAGCCACTCACTTGTCTGCAGATGGCAGAAGTGTGCCCAGAAACACTTGTCTATCTTTGTCCCAAAAAAATCAAGTCCGAACTTACACTGCCTTTAAAT belongs to Strix uralensis isolate ZFMK-TIS-50842 chromosome 2, bStrUra1, whole genome shotgun sequence and includes:
- the METTL16 gene encoding RNA N(6)-adenosine-methyltransferase METTL16 — translated: MALNKSMHARNRYKDKPPDFAYLAAKYPEFQQHVQTTLTGRVSLNFKDPEAVRALTCTLLKEDFGLTIDIPVERLIPTVPLRLNYIHWVEDLIGHQETAKQVLRRGIDIGTGASCIYPLLGATLNGWYFLATEVDDMCFNYAKKNVEQNNLSDLIKVVKVPQKTLLMDALKEESEIVYDFCMCNPPFFANQLEAKGVNSRNPRRPPPSSVNTGGITEIMAEGGELEFVKRIIHDSLQLKKRLRWYSCMLGKKCSLAPLKEELRIQGVPKVTHTEFCQGRTMRWALAWSFYDDVQVPSPPSKRRKLEKPRKPITFMVLASTVKELSIKAAAMGWDAVEAITVVRAWVEKILTDLKVQHKRVPCGKDEVSLFVTAIENSWIHLRRKKRERIRQLRELPRASEDTLQAMEEEKNSQKSVSNNSDCENPKTEDSEMGFMAPDEDVHLTAGDELTEKSAAKEEHSEHMEEETEAKRTETSLGKGSSNAKGEPCSSEEASNVTAEKEQSPKETSRCFLFKCLMNVKKEGNDVLVEMHWVEGQNRDLMNQLCTYLRNQILRLVAT